The following are encoded together in the Thunnus maccoyii chromosome 18, fThuMac1.1, whole genome shotgun sequence genome:
- the slc16a6b gene encoding solute carrier family 16 member 6b isoform X1: MGCPIRFQDLTLPDHPLDTPLHLPENYSRSEHFCALQHKSKDQSQLRYRWPALAMRVTEFSGCLGPNVYPEVPEGGWGWAVAVAFFVVEICTYGTLKSLGVFLQDLMEEFGESNSRVSWVISICVFIFTFTAPLSTLLSNSFGYRPVVMVGGFLISLGTITSAFTNSINEMYITMGIISGLGYCLTFLPTVTILAQYFSRRRALVTSVASSGESFAIFAFAPALTTLKGHIGWRYCLVVLGIFQASVIGCGLFLRPIIIKPVPVKEEDEVDKEPLSLQAVYELENEQTRTSISSGVSQGSEDSGVTSLSASNVDLRTAGAETKAPVEWEVQDKEGQEPSLSTPPSSPKEKDEGSMKEAEVEVEAEVEAEAGPLQPSSPKLLDFSVLKDSVFIWYSLFGLFATLGFFAPQLYIIELSKSRGVESSMASYMLSVMAVAEIFGRLSIGVVLNRVRCRKTLVLLWCVVLLCLVLVAFTIVWEFWGLVVCCALYGYFMGTVGSTHIPMLAEEDVVGIQKMASSVGVYVFIQSFAGLAGPPLGGVLVDVTGNYGAAFYSCAVGMGLSAICLALVGPAKSGMCQRQSREKEKGESAEEQKISQDGEQPDFLEVDLAPEDSPVRQAVDRDNASVI, encoded by the exons ATGGGGTGTCCAATCAGATTTCAGGACTTGACTTTGCCTGACCACCCATTAGACACACCCCTGCATCTCCCTGAAAACTATTCCAGGTCAGAGCACTTCTGTGCACTACAACACAAGTCAAAGGATCAGTCCCAGCTGAGATACAG GTGGCCTGCTCTAGCCATGAGGGTGACCGAATTCTCAGGTTGCTTGGGTCCAAATGTCTACCCAGAGGTGCCTGAGGGTGGCTGGGGCTGGGCTGTGGCCGTGGCCTTCTTCGTGGTGGAGATCTGCACCTATGGGACTCTCAAGAGTCTGGGTGTGTTTCTCCAGGATTTGATGGAAGAGTTTGGGGAGAGCAACAGCCGAGTGTCATGGGTCATCTCCATCTGCGTCTTCATCTTCACCTTCACTG CTCCCCTGTCCACCTTGCTGAGCAACAGCTTTGGCTATCGTCCTGTGGTGATGGTGGGGGGCTTCCTCATCAGCCTGGGAACCATCACCTCTGCCTTCACCAACTCCATCAACGAGATGTACATCACCATGGGCATTATCTCAG GCCTGGGTTACTGCCTCACCTTCCTCCCCACCGTCACCATCCTCGCCCAGTACTTCTCCAGGCGACGGGCCCTCGTCACCTCTGTCGCCTCCTCTGGAGAATCCTTCGCCATATTCGCCTTTGCTCCTG CCTTGACTACACTGAAGGGACACATAGGCTGGCGCTACTGTCTAGTTGTCCTCGGCATCTTTCAGGCTTCTGTCATTGGCTGTGGCCTTTTCCTTCGTCCAATCATCATCAAGCCGGTGCCTgtgaaggaggaagatgaagtgGACAAAGAGcctctgtctctgcaggctGTTTACGAGCTGGAGAACGAACAAACCAGAACCTCCATCAGTTCAGGAGTCTCCCAGGGCTCAGAGGACTCAGGGGTCACCTCACTCTCCGCCTCAAACGTAGACCTGAGGACTGCAGGAGCTGAAACCAAGGCTCCGGTGGAGTGGGAGGTGCAGGACAAAGAGGGCCAGGAGCCGTCACTGTCCACACCTCCCAGCTCACCCAAGGAGAAGGATGAGGGGAGCATGAAAGAGGCAGAGGTAGAGGTAGAGGCAGAGGTAGAGGCAGAGGCGGGTCCTCTCCAACCCTCTAGCCCCAAACTCTTGGACTTCTCTGTGCTGAAAGACAGTGTCTTCATCTGGTACTCCCTCTTCGGCCTGTTTGCCACGCTGGGCTTCTTTGCCCCGCAGCTTTACATCATTGAGCTGAGCAAGAGCAGGGGTGTGGAGTCCAGCATGGCCTCCTACATGCTCTCTGTGATGGCAGTGGCCGAGATCTTCGGCCGCCTATCCATTGGGGTGGTGTTGAACAGAGTCCGCTGCAGGAAGACCCTGGTGCTGCTTTGGTGTGTGGTTCTCCTGTGCCTGGTGCTGGTGGCCTTCACTATCGTATGGGAGTTCTGGGGCCTGGTGGTCTGCTGCGCCCTCTACGGCTACTTCATGGGCACAGTGGGCTCTACACACATCCCCATGCTGGCTGAGGAGGACGTGGTGGGCATCCAGAAGATGGCATCATCTGTGGGAGTGTATGTCTTCATCCAGAGCTTCGCTGGTCTGGCTGGACCACCACTCGGAG GTGTGTTGGTGGATGTCACAGGTAACTATGGTGCTGCCTTCTACTCCTGTGCGGTGGGCATGGGGCTCAGCGCCATCTGCCTGGCTCTGGTTGGCCCAGCCAAGTCTGGCATGTGCCaaagacagagcagagagaaagagaaaggcgAGAGCGCAGAGGAGCAGAAAATATCTCAGGACGGTGAGCAGCCGGACTTCTTGGAGGTGGACTTGGCTCCAGAGGACAGTCCGGTCAGACAGGCTGTGGATCGGGACAATGCCTCTGTAATATGA
- the slc16a6b gene encoding solute carrier family 16 member 6b isoform X2 — MRVTEFSGCLGPNVYPEVPEGGWGWAVAVAFFVVEICTYGTLKSLGVFLQDLMEEFGESNSRVSWVISICVFIFTFTAPLSTLLSNSFGYRPVVMVGGFLISLGTITSAFTNSINEMYITMGIISGLGYCLTFLPTVTILAQYFSRRRALVTSVASSGESFAIFAFAPALTTLKGHIGWRYCLVVLGIFQASVIGCGLFLRPIIIKPVPVKEEDEVDKEPLSLQAVYELENEQTRTSISSGVSQGSEDSGVTSLSASNVDLRTAGAETKAPVEWEVQDKEGQEPSLSTPPSSPKEKDEGSMKEAEVEVEAEVEAEAGPLQPSSPKLLDFSVLKDSVFIWYSLFGLFATLGFFAPQLYIIELSKSRGVESSMASYMLSVMAVAEIFGRLSIGVVLNRVRCRKTLVLLWCVVLLCLVLVAFTIVWEFWGLVVCCALYGYFMGTVGSTHIPMLAEEDVVGIQKMASSVGVYVFIQSFAGLAGPPLGGVLVDVTGNYGAAFYSCAVGMGLSAICLALVGPAKSGMCQRQSREKEKGESAEEQKISQDGEQPDFLEVDLAPEDSPVRQAVDRDNASVI; from the exons ATGAGGGTGACCGAATTCTCAGGTTGCTTGGGTCCAAATGTCTACCCAGAGGTGCCTGAGGGTGGCTGGGGCTGGGCTGTGGCCGTGGCCTTCTTCGTGGTGGAGATCTGCACCTATGGGACTCTCAAGAGTCTGGGTGTGTTTCTCCAGGATTTGATGGAAGAGTTTGGGGAGAGCAACAGCCGAGTGTCATGGGTCATCTCCATCTGCGTCTTCATCTTCACCTTCACTG CTCCCCTGTCCACCTTGCTGAGCAACAGCTTTGGCTATCGTCCTGTGGTGATGGTGGGGGGCTTCCTCATCAGCCTGGGAACCATCACCTCTGCCTTCACCAACTCCATCAACGAGATGTACATCACCATGGGCATTATCTCAG GCCTGGGTTACTGCCTCACCTTCCTCCCCACCGTCACCATCCTCGCCCAGTACTTCTCCAGGCGACGGGCCCTCGTCACCTCTGTCGCCTCCTCTGGAGAATCCTTCGCCATATTCGCCTTTGCTCCTG CCTTGACTACACTGAAGGGACACATAGGCTGGCGCTACTGTCTAGTTGTCCTCGGCATCTTTCAGGCTTCTGTCATTGGCTGTGGCCTTTTCCTTCGTCCAATCATCATCAAGCCGGTGCCTgtgaaggaggaagatgaagtgGACAAAGAGcctctgtctctgcaggctGTTTACGAGCTGGAGAACGAACAAACCAGAACCTCCATCAGTTCAGGAGTCTCCCAGGGCTCAGAGGACTCAGGGGTCACCTCACTCTCCGCCTCAAACGTAGACCTGAGGACTGCAGGAGCTGAAACCAAGGCTCCGGTGGAGTGGGAGGTGCAGGACAAAGAGGGCCAGGAGCCGTCACTGTCCACACCTCCCAGCTCACCCAAGGAGAAGGATGAGGGGAGCATGAAAGAGGCAGAGGTAGAGGTAGAGGCAGAGGTAGAGGCAGAGGCGGGTCCTCTCCAACCCTCTAGCCCCAAACTCTTGGACTTCTCTGTGCTGAAAGACAGTGTCTTCATCTGGTACTCCCTCTTCGGCCTGTTTGCCACGCTGGGCTTCTTTGCCCCGCAGCTTTACATCATTGAGCTGAGCAAGAGCAGGGGTGTGGAGTCCAGCATGGCCTCCTACATGCTCTCTGTGATGGCAGTGGCCGAGATCTTCGGCCGCCTATCCATTGGGGTGGTGTTGAACAGAGTCCGCTGCAGGAAGACCCTGGTGCTGCTTTGGTGTGTGGTTCTCCTGTGCCTGGTGCTGGTGGCCTTCACTATCGTATGGGAGTTCTGGGGCCTGGTGGTCTGCTGCGCCCTCTACGGCTACTTCATGGGCACAGTGGGCTCTACACACATCCCCATGCTGGCTGAGGAGGACGTGGTGGGCATCCAGAAGATGGCATCATCTGTGGGAGTGTATGTCTTCATCCAGAGCTTCGCTGGTCTGGCTGGACCACCACTCGGAG GTGTGTTGGTGGATGTCACAGGTAACTATGGTGCTGCCTTCTACTCCTGTGCGGTGGGCATGGGGCTCAGCGCCATCTGCCTGGCTCTGGTTGGCCCAGCCAAGTCTGGCATGTGCCaaagacagagcagagagaaagagaaaggcgAGAGCGCAGAGGAGCAGAAAATATCTCAGGACGGTGAGCAGCCGGACTTCTTGGAGGTGGACTTGGCTCCAGAGGACAGTCCGGTCAGACAGGCTGTGGATCGGGACAATGCCTCTGTAATATGA
- the wipi1 gene encoding WD repeat domain phosphoinositide-interacting protein 1 isoform X3, whose protein sequence is MVEKLDCIHESAETPDVYIVERLFSSSLVVVVSTAMPQRMNIYHFKKGTEICNYSYPSNILSVKLNRQRLVVCLEESIYIHNIKDMKLLKTLLNTPSNPSGLCALSINHSNSYLAYPGSATIGEIIVYDANNLSTVTMIPAHDSPLAALTFNASATKLASASERGTVIRVFSIPEGLRLFEFRRGMKRYVNISSLSFSPDGQFLCASSNTETVHIFKLEQLGPSGEDEAATWSAYVGKMFSAASSYLPAQVSGMMSQDRAFATVHLLTSGQRNVCTLAMIQKLPRLLVATDDGQLFIYNVDPQDGGECMLAHKHRLFGVDDDQDEGTESEGSEVTGPAQAYPSYAATAALPATGPVTATLTGYSEDGGAVKGEVIPEHEFAAGPVCLDDENEFPPINWCRDGTGDGQGRRS, encoded by the exons ATGGTGGAAAAACTGGACTGCATCCATGAGAGTG CAGAGACTCCAGATGTCTACATTGTGGAGCGTCTGTTCTCCAGCAGTCTGGTCGTCGTGGTGAGCACTGCCATGCCGCAGCGCATGAACATCTACCACTTTAAGAAGGGGACCGAGATCTGCAACTACAGCTACCCCAGCAACATCCTGTCTGTCAAGCTCAACAGACAG AGGCTTGTGGTGTGCCTTGAAGAGTCCATTTATATCCACAACATCAAAGACATGAAGCTACTCAAGACTCTGCTCAACACTCCGTCCAACCCCTCAG GTCTCTGTGCTCTTTCTATCAATCATTCCAACTCCTACCTGGCATACCCTGGCAGTGCCACCATCGGGGAGATCATAGTGTATGATGCCAACAATTTG AGCACAGTGACAATGATCCCAGCTCATGACAGTCCTCTGGCAGCTCTCACATTCAACGCCTCGGCCACCAAACTTGCCAGCGCCTCCGAGCGG gGCACCGTCATCCGAGTGTTTTCCATTCCTGAGGGCCTGCGTCTGTTTGAGTTCCGCCGGGGAATGAAGAG GTACGTCAATATAAGCTCTTTGTCCTTCAGTCCTGATGGCCAGTTCCTCTGTGCTTCCAGCAACACAGAGACAGTGCATATCTTCAAACTGGAGCAACTGGGACCGAg TGGAGAAGACGAGGCTGCCACCTGGTCAGCCTACGTGGGGAAGATGTTCTCAGCAGCCAGCAGCTACCTCCCTGCTCAGGTATCCGGAATGATGAGCCAGGACCGGGCCTTCGCCACCGTTCACCTCCTCACATCTGGCCAGAGGAACGTCTGCACCCTAGCTAT GATCCAGAAGCTTCCGCGGCTGCTGGTGGCCACGGATGATGGCCAGCTGTTCATCTACAATGTGGATCCACAGGACGGAGGCGAATGCATGTTGGCGCACAAACACAG GCTCTTTGGTGTTGATGATGACCAGGATGAAGGTACAGAGTCAgaagggtcagaggtcacagggCCAGCACAGGCATATCCATCCTATGCTGCAACCGCTGCCTTACCAGCCACTGGTCCTGTCACTGCAACGCTTACTG GCTACTCTGAAGATGGCGGCGCAGTGAAAGGCGAAGTCATCCCAGAACACGAGTTTGCTGCTGGACCTGTTTGTCTGGACGATGAGAACGAGTTTCCTCCT ATTAACTGGTGCCGCGACGGGACTGGAGATGGCCAGGGGAGGCGCTCGTGA
- the wipi1 gene encoding WD repeat domain phosphoinositide-interacting protein 1 isoform X1, with translation METGEGAGGPGGPDGQGIRFGCASFNQDSTSLALGTKTGYKLFSLTMVEKLDCIHESAETPDVYIVERLFSSSLVVVVSTAMPQRMNIYHFKKGTEICNYSYPSNILSVKLNRQRLVVCLEESIYIHNIKDMKLLKTLLNTPSNPSGLCALSINHSNSYLAYPGSATIGEIIVYDANNLSTVTMIPAHDSPLAALTFNASATKLASASERGTVIRVFSIPEGLRLFEFRRGMKRYVNISSLSFSPDGQFLCASSNTETVHIFKLEQLGPSGEDEAATWSAYVGKMFSAASSYLPAQVSGMMSQDRAFATVHLLTSGQRNVCTLAMIQKLPRLLVATDDGQLFIYNVDPQDGGECMLAHKHRLFGVDDDQDEGTESEGSEVTGPAQAYPSYAATAALPATGPVTATLTGYSEDGGAVKGEVIPEHEFAAGPVCLDDENEFPPINWCRDGTGDGQGRRS, from the exons ATGGAGACCGGAGAGGGTGCTGGCGGGCCTGGCGGACCGGACGGACAGGGGATCCGGTTTGGCTGCGCCTCTTTCAACCAAGACTCCAC GTCACTGGCTTTGGGAACAAAGACCGGCTACAAGCTGTTTTCTCTGACCATGGTGGAAAAACTGGACTGCATCCATGAGAGTG CAGAGACTCCAGATGTCTACATTGTGGAGCGTCTGTTCTCCAGCAGTCTGGTCGTCGTGGTGAGCACTGCCATGCCGCAGCGCATGAACATCTACCACTTTAAGAAGGGGACCGAGATCTGCAACTACAGCTACCCCAGCAACATCCTGTCTGTCAAGCTCAACAGACAG AGGCTTGTGGTGTGCCTTGAAGAGTCCATTTATATCCACAACATCAAAGACATGAAGCTACTCAAGACTCTGCTCAACACTCCGTCCAACCCCTCAG GTCTCTGTGCTCTTTCTATCAATCATTCCAACTCCTACCTGGCATACCCTGGCAGTGCCACCATCGGGGAGATCATAGTGTATGATGCCAACAATTTG AGCACAGTGACAATGATCCCAGCTCATGACAGTCCTCTGGCAGCTCTCACATTCAACGCCTCGGCCACCAAACTTGCCAGCGCCTCCGAGCGG gGCACCGTCATCCGAGTGTTTTCCATTCCTGAGGGCCTGCGTCTGTTTGAGTTCCGCCGGGGAATGAAGAG GTACGTCAATATAAGCTCTTTGTCCTTCAGTCCTGATGGCCAGTTCCTCTGTGCTTCCAGCAACACAGAGACAGTGCATATCTTCAAACTGGAGCAACTGGGACCGAg TGGAGAAGACGAGGCTGCCACCTGGTCAGCCTACGTGGGGAAGATGTTCTCAGCAGCCAGCAGCTACCTCCCTGCTCAGGTATCCGGAATGATGAGCCAGGACCGGGCCTTCGCCACCGTTCACCTCCTCACATCTGGCCAGAGGAACGTCTGCACCCTAGCTAT GATCCAGAAGCTTCCGCGGCTGCTGGTGGCCACGGATGATGGCCAGCTGTTCATCTACAATGTGGATCCACAGGACGGAGGCGAATGCATGTTGGCGCACAAACACAG GCTCTTTGGTGTTGATGATGACCAGGATGAAGGTACAGAGTCAgaagggtcagaggtcacagggCCAGCACAGGCATATCCATCCTATGCTGCAACCGCTGCCTTACCAGCCACTGGTCCTGTCACTGCAACGCTTACTG GCTACTCTGAAGATGGCGGCGCAGTGAAAGGCGAAGTCATCCCAGAACACGAGTTTGCTGCTGGACCTGTTTGTCTGGACGATGAGAACGAGTTTCCTCCT ATTAACTGGTGCCGCGACGGGACTGGAGATGGCCAGGGGAGGCGCTCGTGA
- the wipi1 gene encoding WD repeat domain phosphoinositide-interacting protein 1 isoform X2, with amino-acid sequence METGEGAGGPGGPDGQGIRFGCASFNQDSTSLALGTKTGYKLFSLTMVEKLDCIHESETPDVYIVERLFSSSLVVVVSTAMPQRMNIYHFKKGTEICNYSYPSNILSVKLNRQRLVVCLEESIYIHNIKDMKLLKTLLNTPSNPSGLCALSINHSNSYLAYPGSATIGEIIVYDANNLSTVTMIPAHDSPLAALTFNASATKLASASERGTVIRVFSIPEGLRLFEFRRGMKRYVNISSLSFSPDGQFLCASSNTETVHIFKLEQLGPSGEDEAATWSAYVGKMFSAASSYLPAQVSGMMSQDRAFATVHLLTSGQRNVCTLAMIQKLPRLLVATDDGQLFIYNVDPQDGGECMLAHKHRLFGVDDDQDEGTESEGSEVTGPAQAYPSYAATAALPATGPVTATLTGYSEDGGAVKGEVIPEHEFAAGPVCLDDENEFPPINWCRDGTGDGQGRRS; translated from the exons ATGGAGACCGGAGAGGGTGCTGGCGGGCCTGGCGGACCGGACGGACAGGGGATCCGGTTTGGCTGCGCCTCTTTCAACCAAGACTCCAC GTCACTGGCTTTGGGAACAAAGACCGGCTACAAGCTGTTTTCTCTGACCATGGTGGAAAAACTGGACTGCATCCATGAGAGTG AGACTCCAGATGTCTACATTGTGGAGCGTCTGTTCTCCAGCAGTCTGGTCGTCGTGGTGAGCACTGCCATGCCGCAGCGCATGAACATCTACCACTTTAAGAAGGGGACCGAGATCTGCAACTACAGCTACCCCAGCAACATCCTGTCTGTCAAGCTCAACAGACAG AGGCTTGTGGTGTGCCTTGAAGAGTCCATTTATATCCACAACATCAAAGACATGAAGCTACTCAAGACTCTGCTCAACACTCCGTCCAACCCCTCAG GTCTCTGTGCTCTTTCTATCAATCATTCCAACTCCTACCTGGCATACCCTGGCAGTGCCACCATCGGGGAGATCATAGTGTATGATGCCAACAATTTG AGCACAGTGACAATGATCCCAGCTCATGACAGTCCTCTGGCAGCTCTCACATTCAACGCCTCGGCCACCAAACTTGCCAGCGCCTCCGAGCGG gGCACCGTCATCCGAGTGTTTTCCATTCCTGAGGGCCTGCGTCTGTTTGAGTTCCGCCGGGGAATGAAGAG GTACGTCAATATAAGCTCTTTGTCCTTCAGTCCTGATGGCCAGTTCCTCTGTGCTTCCAGCAACACAGAGACAGTGCATATCTTCAAACTGGAGCAACTGGGACCGAg TGGAGAAGACGAGGCTGCCACCTGGTCAGCCTACGTGGGGAAGATGTTCTCAGCAGCCAGCAGCTACCTCCCTGCTCAGGTATCCGGAATGATGAGCCAGGACCGGGCCTTCGCCACCGTTCACCTCCTCACATCTGGCCAGAGGAACGTCTGCACCCTAGCTAT GATCCAGAAGCTTCCGCGGCTGCTGGTGGCCACGGATGATGGCCAGCTGTTCATCTACAATGTGGATCCACAGGACGGAGGCGAATGCATGTTGGCGCACAAACACAG GCTCTTTGGTGTTGATGATGACCAGGATGAAGGTACAGAGTCAgaagggtcagaggtcacagggCCAGCACAGGCATATCCATCCTATGCTGCAACCGCTGCCTTACCAGCCACTGGTCCTGTCACTGCAACGCTTACTG GCTACTCTGAAGATGGCGGCGCAGTGAAAGGCGAAGTCATCCCAGAACACGAGTTTGCTGCTGGACCTGTTTGTCTGGACGATGAGAACGAGTTTCCTCCT ATTAACTGGTGCCGCGACGGGACTGGAGATGGCCAGGGGAGGCGCTCGTGA